CTGCGGTTGCCGCATGTTTGACGGCGAACAGCATGGCATTGGTTTCCTGTTCTCCGGGCCTGTGGCCGTTGTTGTCGAACAGATTAGGTTTAGAGGGTAGAGCAGGTTGAGGATGAGGTTCAGGTTGAGAAGCGGACGGACGACTGGAGACGGGGGACGGGTTAGTTGATCGTTGTTGGCTGACAGTTGATTCTGCTGTTGTGTTTCGGTTCAACCATGAACCAATCTCTTGCCCGACTCTCTCATCGGGTTTGCTCAGCACGCGCCCATCGAACAGGCTGGAGCGGTCTTTGCTTGACAGCGCATTGTGATTCAGGTCGAGGTCGAACACAATGTCGAATTCGTAATCCATTCCCTCACGCTGAATCGGTGCAAGTCCGACTTTCTTCGGTACGGCCTTTCCCTTGTCGTTCTGCTCAACGATGTAATCCATTTTTGAACGCATGGTTGCAATGACGTGGAGCTTCGAGCGAATCATCGCCTCGACGAACGCGTTATGCTTCGGTGTGAGCTTACGCCATGCGGTAAAGCTGTTCATACCGCCATCGGCGAGCTTGCCTTGCGTATCGAGCAAGCCTCCCTCCCCGGCCCACGCGTGCGAGATGCTGTCAAGAATCAGCACGGCATAGTTTCCCTGCTCGGCAGCTTTGATGGCGTTGATGTATTTGTCAATATCGAACGGCGGTTCGATGTTCAACACATCGAAATCGATCCGGTCAGCGTAGAGGACGCTGGAGTTGTTCTCGGTATCGATAAGCGCAAGTCTCCCGCCGTTCGGCGTAAGTCCACCGGCAATCTTGAGTGCAGTCAACGTCTTGCCTGAACCCGACGGACCGGAGAGACCGATGCGGGCTTTCTTGGTGACATACTGTGCCTTCTTGAATTGAAGGATGGAGGGTTTGGGGAATGTGGTTGGGGTGTTCATGGTGGTGCTCCTTTGATTAAGGTTGAGGATTAGGTTAAGGTTGAGTTGCAGAGTCCAGTTGGTTAGAAGCTTACTTGAAGCGTGACTCCACCTGAAAGAAACTTTGCCGGATAGATTGGTTCGCCGGATTCATCCTTCATGGGATCGGTGATGCTTTCAAGGAACTTCTTGCGGGCTTTCAGCTGTGCATCGATCTCTGCCTTCTTCGCTTCGAGTTGGGTAACGAGCCTGTCGTTATACTCGAACTTCTTCGGCAACTGCTTGAGTTGTACCCGTGCGCCAAAGATTTCGCAATTGGAATCGTGCACGTCAACGATTGCATGCTCTTTGACCTGTGCGCACGCGATCTCGAGGATTTCAATCACGTTGCGGATGCGGACAAAGGCCTCGAGCGAGGATTGCTCTTCGAGCAGCCGGCTGATCAAGTGTGTCGCATACTCCGTGAACTGCGGTTTTGGTACAACTCGCCGAAGTATTGCGACCTGGTCGGTTTCGATGAGTTGCGGTCCTGCAACCTCGGCAGTTGCGATATCCTGAAAGAACTCATCGTGGTGGTTGGTGTTGGGCATGGTGTCCTCCTAGGGTTAAGGTTAAGGTTAAGATTGAGGTTTAGGTTTAGTGTTTGTACACGCAGCTTCTGCGGCGGCGTTGCGTTGGGCGATTTTTGCATACCGGCGCTTGCGGTCTTCCCGGTATTCCTGCTCGGTGGCAGGGCAGACTTTGTTTTTCGCAATGGAGACAACAGTAGAATGGAACGTGACATATTGAATGGTGTCGCCGTTGTCGCGATAGAAGAAGCCGAGCACAGTTTTGCCTGATATGCGCTTGATGGGTTGATAGGGTTTGAACATTGTTGCACCTGTTGTTGCTGAGACCGCCGCCGCCGATAAGCGCCCCCGAAAAAGAAAAGGGGAAAAGAAAAAGCGGGGGTTGTGGCACAACGGCAAACGAAAAAGGCAAGGGCGCGTTTACGACGACCGCCGGAGCGAAGCGCAGGCGGGCGGAGTGCGTTCACTTTACCCTTGCCTTTTTCCTCCTGAGCACTAACTAAGATGTTTGCCGTTGTATCTTGCGCCGCTTTTTCTGCTTTTTCCCCCTTTTCATTTTTTGCTTGGGGGCGATCCATACGGGGAAATTCCAAAGTGGTTGATCGTTGATGGTTCAGAGTTGATGGGGTGATGACCGGGGATGGAAGACGGAAAAAGGGGTGACGCTTGAGGGCAGACGTCGGACGTCAGCGTCAAGGGGCTTGGCGTGACTTTGGTGTGAAACTGATCGTCTATCGAAATATCAATGAGGCGGCGGCCAAAGGCATGCCAAGCCTATAACATGCTGAGGGCCGCAAGTACGCCGAGCGAAGTGATGAGGGAGGCGTTCTTGCTCATGGCTTCTTGTGGGAAAGGCGGCAGTATGTGACCCGCAGTGAATCGATTCATTTTCAACAACTCACTCGCGGGCACTTTCTGCCGCCGTGCGGCTGGCCTCGTGCCAGCAACGTTGTGGCGGTTCATTCAGTGCAGTTTGTGTGACGGGAATGAGACGAAACTATGTTGCAACAGGGTCTTTGGAGAAGCGGCAGGATATTTAGGGTTGAAGCTATATCCTTATAGATGATCTTGAGATGGCAACACGCTGCCGCTGTGCACGGGGATATATGCGCACGCACGCGCAAAGACCTTTTTCATGGCTTAGCAATGTTTGCACACTTACTATGTATTATGGAGTAGGCTGTGCATCAATGACTCAGTGGGCCCCTTCCCGTTGCAGGTAACTTTGTGGCGGCGTGCCATTCTTAACTTCAATGTTTCGGAGCACGGCAAGACGACACAAATTTGCTCCAGAGGAGCTTTGGGAGAGGATGCTTGGTGCAACCGATGTCGTCGTCTTTTTGTCAGCGAATTGTGACAGTCTATCTGTGGTTGGATTACTATCAATGAGCTCGACGAAGTGTAGCGGAATACGAAGGCAGGTGTTCTTGTAGAAGGTTTGGGAAGAGGCGGCTTTATCCGTCTTGAGTTTTATGAGCAAACGGGATTGCTCAACTCTGAGTCGACCAATTCCAATGAGACGGCCCTTGATCTGTGTCAAGCCAAGGTGAGGCAGCAGAATCTTTACTTACGTACCTCCTTGTTCTTTGCATTCAAGGCTACGGAGAGCTTCTCAGCCAGAGTATATCCAGTTTTCGGAATCTTGTGGCGGTCGCGGTGATTTTTGCATGCTCTTGCGTGCAGACGGTAAAACAAACAAGACTCACCGGTACAAGTGTCATTCGGGCAATAGTCGATAGGCATTTTCTCTAGCCATTCAATTTCGGTTAGAGCGATGCCAAGTAAGTTGTTCATTTGAATCTTGCTTGGAATAAAATCCTTCGCTTTGGGTGACCCACAAATTAAGAGACTGTCGGAGGGATGAAGAAACCACTTATGCATCATGCCCGGCAACCTTAGTCGTTGATAATCGGGGGTGGTCTTTTCTTCGATACATTCAGCTATGCGAACTTTTTCAGCCAGGCTCGGCATCGAGAACTTGTTAAGCGGTCCCCTACGGTTTAACAAAAGAGAAGTTGCACCGGAGAAACCATCGCGGTAGATAATTAGATCCGCATGCACACGAAATCGTGCTGCTTTGATGACCATCCCATTTGTGGACACTACACTAGCGATGCTTACATTCCTGACCTTGTGAACGATTCCTCTATTGTCAAATTCTTCCAAGGCATTTGCCCACTGTTTTTCTCTTTCCCAAATTGCATCCAACCAAAAATTAAATGTTCCAGTAATGCGCTCTTGATTGCCTTCTTCGCGAAACATCAGACCAGCAAGCAACGCGGGCAAAGAGACCATTTCATCTAAGGGATCTGGAGAGAAAGCAATTTCTGGATTCTCAATCAGTCGACGGTGCAATTCACGAATGGTAACCAAGGTTGGTTCTGCACTTCCAACCACTGAACCTCGGTCAAGCAGATATTTCCCTATCAATTCCTTCAGCAACAATCTGCTGTCTGGAGCATTCTGTGAATCTGTTTTTTCTTTTCTCTCTAAATACAATGTGATAACCTCCAATACGTTCATACCCTCATGTAAGAGGCGGTACGAATCGGAACCGTAGAGCAATTGGAGACCACTGAGAATAGTCGGCAGTGTTCCTAAATGGTGGACATAATCTCTAGAGCGGATGCTTTGCCCGGTGGTATCCTGCAGGCGTGTATACTGAATTAGACTTCGCCAGGCTGGATCGTCGCTTATGCCAACCATCTCCGCTGTGAGATCTGCCGCGCAGCGATCTTGTTTTTCTTTAGTGACTTGATTCTCAACGGGATGCGAGTCCAGCCGCCCGCCACCAACGTCGACTGCAAGTATGCCTTCTTTTTCCAATTCCTCAGACGACTTTCCTTCAGGGAGCTTTCCGGCAGGGCAGAACGCAATATCTGCCGTTCGCGCACCCGGAAACTGCGCTTCGCCAAAACGGCGCAGGACAAGTGTGGAGAGCATAGCATCAAGATCCGGGGACTCATGAGTGAGAATACACCTTATGGGAATCGGTCTCATTTGTTTGCCCATTTCATCTTATCAAGTATTGGTGGACGGATATCCCTGACTTGAGGAATAAATCTCGGCTATTGAGTGTGTCCGGCGGCTCCATGCGACCAGTGCGATTGTCTAGGAAATTCTGCAAAAGGAGAGTTAGGAATGACGGTGATGACCGCCGAGCCTCTAACAAGTAGCTTAGTGAACCGTAATCTCTTAGCGCGACTGCTAGCCCTGTTGAAAAAATGATCGAATTTGAGTCGGATTCACTTTCGGGATGATAAGAATTGCAATATTTCTTTAAGAGGTCGACGAGGTTGTCAAACCAGGCTTCCTCACTGGGCCTGCCAGTAGGTCGTTCGTGCAACCGCCCAGCCAGAAAACTCATGCACAGCCTTAGCACTTCGATACGCCGTCGCCAAGCTCGGTCTTCTTCCACAGATCCGAGATGATAGCCTGCTTCCTCAAGATGTTCTTGGACCTTTTCTTCGTTTTGCGAAACAAAATAGAGACACGCAAGCAGATAATGGAGCCGACCGACTTTCAATGTTGGTTTTGTTTTGACTTCACGAATCCAGTTTTCAATCGTATCGACGGTGCTGCCTAATTCTCCTGGGATGTATTGCTCAAGGGGATTTGTTGCTCTTCCCATTGTAGCAACAGCGTGATTCTCCATATCTTGTTTCCAATCCGGCCAATACGGCTGCAAGAACAATTCGAAGTGACTACCAAGGCGTTGGACAACCTCCTCAACAAGTTGAGTATAATCCATATCGGCGCCGCTTCGTCTGGCGGCAATGATGCGCCCGAGACCCGCATTCAGTGATTCTGGAATTCTCTCGTGTGTGTAGTTGACCATAGCATAGATCACTTTCCAATCTATGGAGTGTTCTTGATGGGATCGGTGAATATCTGCATACTCCTCAACGGACAAAAAATACTCTATTGCAGCAAGAAGCACCAGTGGATCCTGATCCTCACGATAAAGCTGCGGGTTCATTATGATTCTTGCTGTTCCCGACAGGAATGACGACCAATCATCCCGTGAAGCTTCCGGGATGACAGCAAACAGATGCAACTGTCGCAAGGGTGCAGCCAAGAAACGCGCTACAGCTGTCGCTGTTGTGCTATTAATTGGAACAAAGAGTTCTGACAGTTGGCTTCCAAAGGCCAGCCAGTCGTATTCTGAGTGCTTCGATTGTTTGCGACGATCCCAGAGATTTGTCCAAACCAATTCGGCCCATGCCGGAAAAAATTTACAGCATGTGTCCCAAGCCACTTGTTTACGATGAATCATTGAACTTTGACTGCGTACTGATAAGTGCCTCTTCTTCCCGATCATGAACTGGCTCAGACGTACCTCATCTCCAGTCTCTAAGGGTTCGTGAAATTCACTCTTGACGTAGTTCATGGCAACCATACCATACGATTGCTCGTAACGCACTAATAAACAGTCTGGATGTTTAGAAACAATTTTGGCCACGAAGGTTTCGTTTCGTCCAGCATCGTCAAATGTTGGTACACGGCTCAAGAGGATCCTTCCTTCTGAGGGACTCCATTCACGAAGAACGCAGCTAATGGCCATATTCTTCTGCAGCTTGCCTTTTCCGAAATAGCCATAAATCAGCTCGTCGTACAGAATGAAAGTGACAAATCCAGGAAATTGTATGAATGCACCTTCTGCACAGGCTCGCTTGACAATTCCAGGTAGTAGAGATGCCACACCAAAAGTTTGAACTCTTTCACTCAAATATTGATCGTAGCTTACTTCAATCGTGCGATCAGCGGCAGTGATCAGCACAGGGATTTCAAGGTTCTTCAAGTTGTCAAGGTTAATGTTGTTTCTCGAGAGACACTTGGCTTCTTGATTTGGCAAGAAGCCTGTCAAAGCGGCGTCTTCTTCGAAAACCACGCGATAACCATTTTCAAGAATCTCCTCTATTCGCACTCTTGCCAACCTACCAGTTCCCCGAACCGCGTCTTCCTTGACCTCATGCTGCAACCCGACCTCCACCCGAGTGATTTGAAAGACCCCATGTTCGCTATAGCGCAAGCCTTCATGCGCAACCATCAATCGCCCATGTAAGCGATCCCCGGGCTTAAGCCAAAGAAAGCTGCTGCGTTGTTCCGCAGGAAGCGCGCTGAGTTGAAGCAAAAGTCGTTCTTCTATCTTCTTATGGTTTGTGTAAAACACAGAGAAATAGTTTCTACTAATTCCCCACTTTTCGAAAACGAAAGAAGCGTCTTTAATATAGCCCTCACGATTAGGGTGAGGCGGTTGAGCGCTCTGTAAGAAGATCTTCCAGAGCCAGCCATCACGAAGGAACATTTCAATTTCCAACCGAAAGGAAATATTGTCGAATCTTACGACATGCGCGATGATGCGATCGCCACGGCGCAGATCTTTGATTCTCTGCGGACGGTCGAAGCGCGATAGCGGAATGCGATAGTTCATTCCTGGGACACGTTCAACAAGGATAGGTTCGTCAGACTTCGCAGTGTCTTGAAGCATCGTGAACACCAGACGTTTTTCGTTGGGGTTTTCTAAAAAGAACTGATCCAATTCCCCCACTTCCCGCGGAGTACTTCCGGTCAGAGAAAGCTTGGAGGAATTATCGTGCTTAACCAAAATTGCGCTATGCCATTCTCCGACATTAAAATTGAGGGTGCCGGGATGCATAACCGGATGCATCGGGCGAGTCAAGCCGAAGAGTGACAACGATGAGTTGGAAGTAAGATCAGGGAACTTGAGATTTCCTACAGGTCCGTTTGCGGGTCGAACTCGCCAACCGGTGTTGTTACCTTCAGGAACGAGAAGCTGGATCTCAATCTCGTATTTTTGGTGCTTATCACTATCCCAAATGCGGAAAACGAAGGCTTCCTGCTCTTTATCAAAGTGTCCGAAAACTACGGAAAAAATATCCTGATCGGATACTTTTTCCGTCAAGATCTGAGCATCCTCGAGTGCTAGGAAAGCCTGAACATGCTGCAATTGGATGTGCCTTTTCGCAGCTTCTCCCAAGAACCTAATCCGCCATTTTTCTCTCTCATTTGAGAGATGGCAACGAAAGACATGGTTTCTTAAGCTATTGAGTGTTTCGCTTAGTGAACGAACGGGCAGAGCTCGAAGGACCAGCTTGTTGTTATCAGAGAACGCAAAACTGAACATTCCGTCAATGAATTTCCAATTGAAGTATGATCGACGTTGACCCGGAGTGATTAGTATATCATCGACCGAAACCCTGCATATGACCAGAGTAGCTGTCTCAAAAATATACGAGCGATTGTCCTCTGAAATCCTGATGAGGCATGCTTCGCCCTTGTCAATACCAAACTCCGCATTGAGCTTTCCGTTGCGATTGAGGTTCTGAGGAATGCCCTGACAGAGACTGAGTTTCACGAGTTTCTTCTCTGTATCGACACCCATGACACGAAAGCCACGCACGAGATTCCGATTAGCCCGGGATTGATAGTACTGGTAATCGCGTCGTGATACAACATGTGAGATATCTCTATAGGGCACCAAGAAAGTAATATCGCTATCGTAATTCCAAGACTTAATCCGAAGCCCGTCTTTTCCAGCAGACTGTACTCTCCCCCAGACGTTGAAAAACTCATTCTTCGTCTTCTCTTTTAGAATCGAGTCTATTCCAGGGACGGTGGTGCTATCAGCAACTGGAACGAGATCTCCATGGAGCTTTGGAATACCGGATGAACAACTCATCCAAATTCGCTCGGCTCGGACATCAATCCGCGCCCGCGTTCGATAGTGTGAACCGCCGCCAACTAGTCTTCCGTTCATAGATCGGATCCCTGGAGGCGTGACTCTCACCAGCCCGTCTTCTGATATCACAAGTCCTTTCAGTGGCTCTTCTTG
This genomic interval from Bacteroidota bacterium contains the following:
- a CDS encoding ATP-binding protein gives rise to the protein MNTPTTFPKPSILQFKKAQYVTKKARIGLSGPSGSGKTLTALKIAGGLTPNGGRLALIDTENNSSVLYADRIDFDVLNIEPPFDIDKYINAIKAAEQGNYAVLILDSISHAWAGEGGLLDTQGKLADGGMNSFTAWRKLTPKHNAFVEAMIRSKLHVIATMRSKMDYIVEQNDKGKAVPKKVGLAPIQREGMDYEFDIVFDLDLNHNALSSKDRSSLFDGRVLSKPDERVGQEIGSWLNRNTTAESTVSQQRSTNPSPVSSRPSASQPEPHPQPALPSKPNLFDNNGHRPGEQETNAMLFAVKHAATAERLFSIEQSMSKGLNAKRITAEQADRVKRAIQERNAHLARQKAA